The Herbiconiux sp. SALV-R1 nucleotide sequence TCGACTGCGGCGGAGACGACGCGGGAGGCACCGGCCCGGTCACGCACGTCGAGCTGCTCCACGAGCAGCCTGCCGCCCGTCGACCCGCCTTCGAGCGAACCTGCTGCGGTGTCGCGCACCGTCGCGACGACACGATGCCCCGCGTCGAGGGCCGCCTCCGCGATGGCCCGCCCGAACCCTCGATTCGCACCCGTGACCAGCCAGACCTGGGAAGCATCCGTCTCAACGCCCATGACCAGACCCTACGCGGATGCTCGGCACCGGCCTAGGGTGGCCAGCATGAGCGAGGCTGAGGGTCACGACGACAGGAAGACGCGGGACGAGTTCGCGGAGGCGGTGAACATGACGGCGAAGGAGCTGCGGGAGTGGCTCGACACCGACGAGTCGAAGGACGTGGGGCAGAAGCCGTCGGGCGGGGGCGAGTCGACGGGGCACGAGAGCGGGCGGCACATCGTGCGGATCCTCGAGAAGAAGCAGGCCGACTACACCGCCGACGACTACGCGCACATGCGGAAGGTCGTCGGGTACGTCGCCCGGCACTCGGCGCAGCGGCCGAAGGGCGACGTCGAAGACACCGCGTGGCGACACTCCCTCATGAACTGGGGCAACGACCCGCTGAAGTAGCCGCGACGAGCGTGCGCCGCCCCGCGACCCGCGACCCCACCGCGCACCGACCCGCGACTCCCCTACCCCACCGCGCTCTGCAGCGTGATCACCGTCCACGACACCGGCGGCAGCACGATCGACCCCGCGCCGTCCGACACCCGCAGCGACTCGTTGGGAGCCACCTCGACCCGCGTCGGCTCCTGCAGCGTGTTGACCGCGTAGGGGTCGGCGTCCGCGAGCGTCTGGGCCGACGCATCCGTCACCCCGTCCAGCCCGTCGAAGGGGAACTCGAGCGTCACCTCCTCGCTCTGCGACCGGTTGACCACGAAGATGCTGGTGCGCCCGGTGGCCGCGTCGTGCGTGGTGACGGCGTCGACGAGCGGCACCGTGCCGTAGGCGGCGGCGTCGTAGCTGTCGCTCTCGATGCGCGTGGTGACGGTCGACCCGGTGGCGAGCTCCGAGGTGAGGGCGAACGGGAAGTAGGTGGTCTGCTTCCACGCGATGCCGCCCGGCTCCGTCATGATGGGCGCGATCACGTTCACCAGTTGCGCGAGGGATGCGCTGGTCACCCGGTCTGCCCGCCGCAGCAACGAGATGAGCAGGTTG carries:
- a CDS encoding DUF3140 domain-containing protein → MSEAEGHDDRKTRDEFAEAVNMTAKELREWLDTDESKDVGQKPSGGGESTGHESGRHIVRILEKKQADYTADDYAHMRKVVGYVARHSAQRPKGDVEDTAWRHSLMNWGNDPLK